TCGGGGCGCGGCGGTCTCATCAGGCCATGCTCTCGCAAGGGATCGAGTCCCGCCTGGTAGTCGTGCACAAGGGAACCGACGATCCGCGCGTTATCGCTCTACCCAAGAAGCGGCTTCGGCGCCTGTTCGCCCGCCGCGGCACCTGGCTGATCAACAAGCTCCGGCGGTCCGACAACCCGGTGGTCCGGACGTTCAATATCGTTCCCATGGGCGCCGCCGAATTTCTGAACCGGATGGATGCCGACCTCATCCAGATGCATTGGATCGGCGAGGACACGATCTCGATCGGTGAACTGGCTAAGCTCAACAAGCCCGTGGTTTGGAAGTTGCCCGACATCTGGGGCTTCGCCGGCACGGAGCACTATCTCCTCCCCGGCGATCCGGAGCGCTACCGCGAAGGCTACCGCGCCGACAACAGACCTGCGCACGAGTCCGGGCCCGATTTCGATCGGCTTGTCTGGAACTACAAACGCCGGTGCTGGCGCGACACCGAACTCAACATCGTGGGCCCCAGCAAGTGGATCAGCGATTGCGCCGAAGCGAGCCAGCTCTTCGGCCGCTATCGCGTCCGTCACATTCTCAATCCCGTCGACACCGAACTCTACGCGCCGAGGGATAAGAAGGTCTCGCGCGACGCCTTCGGACTGCCACGGGACAAATGCGTGATCATGTTCGGGGCCATGAACTCGACCAGCGACCGCCGCAAGGGCTTTCACCATCTGAAAGCAGCCCTCGGTCATCTCTCCGAGCATCTCGATCCGGAAAAGACGGTGTTTGCGATCCTTGGGGCAAGCGGACCCCCGGACCAGACCATCGCCGGGTTTGCGTGCCGCTATCTCGGCACCATCAACGACGAGGAGAAGCTGGCGACGGCCTATAGCGCCGCGGACGTGTTCGTGCTGCCGACCGAGGCGGACAACCTTCCGAATACCATCAAGGAGGCGGCCTGCTGCGGGGTCGCTTGCGTCGGCTTCGACGTGGGCGGGATGCCCGACATGATCGACCACCGCGAAACCGGCTACCTCGCCCAACCCTTCGATGTGGAGGATCTCGCCAAGGGCATCGCCTGGGCCGCCAGCCACACCGGACCCGATATGAGCGCGGAGATAAGAAGGCGCGCGGTCGCCCGTCACGCCCAGGCCACAGCCGTGCGGAACTATGTGGACTTCTACCGCGAGATCTTGTCCGCGCGGGAGCGCGGCGGCGAGCAATAGGTGACGCGCCGAATTGGGCTATTTGCACCCTGGCGAAGCGCGAAGAGACCTGCGAAAAACGGGGCACTGCCGCCCAAAGAGAACCGTTGATGAACCAGGCCAAGGCACAGACGTCCGAGACGGCGCCCGTCGCACTCTTCGTCTACAACCGCGTCGACCACGCGCAGGCGACGCTCGAAGCGTTGCGCGGCAACGCGCGCGCGTCCGAGACGGATCTTTATGTGTTCAGCGACGGACCGAAGACGGACGCGGATCGTGCGGCCGTGGAGTCCGTCCGCGCACTGCTGGAAAATGTCGACGGCTTCCGCTCGGTCACCGTCAATGCACGGCCCGAGAATATCGGCCTCGCCCAATCCATCATCGGCGGGGTGACCGAGATCGTGGAACGCCACGGCAGGGTGATCGTCATCGAAGACGACCTCGTGACCCATCCTGCGACCCTCACCTATTTCAACACCATGTTGGATCGCTTCGAGAACCATGCGGGCGTCTTCTCCATCAGCGCGTATTCGCATCCTGCAAACGTGATGCCCGTTCCGGCGGATTACGACTACGACGTCTACGCGATCCCGCGCATGCAATGCTGGGGCTGGGCGACGTGGCACAACCGCTGGGAAAAAGCGGATTTCGCCGTTCCGGACTTCGACGAGTTCAATTCCTCGGCCAGCGCGACGGCGGCCTATGCGCATTGGATCGGCGCCGACAGCCTCGACACGTTGCGCGCCTGCATGCGCGGCGAAAGGGACGTCTGGGCCTGCCGCTGGGTCTATACCCACTTCAGGCACCACGCGGTCTGCATCTGCCCCACGCAGTCGCTGGTGGACAATACGGGCCTCGACGGCTCAGGCAGCAATTGCGGCGTCCGTCCAGAATTCAAGCACACGCTGGACACGTTGAAGATGACGGACTGGCGGACCCCGGAGACCGCGTTTGTGGATCCCCGCATCTTCGATGCGTTCATGGCCGTGATGGACCCGCGGCGGAAGCGCGCACGGGCGTCCGGGGCGGCGCAATACGGGTTCGATCCCGCTCCACGGCCAAGCGCCGCGGCACGCGCCGCCTATTGGGCGCGCAGGCCAAGACAGCTCCTCCGCCGCATCCGGGAGCGGGCAGGGTTTGCCGGAGGCGTTAGCTTGTCTCAAGTGGAAGCGCGGCATAAGGCGCTCAGCGCGCCACCGAGCGCGCCGCTCATCCGGCTGGGCACGGATTATGGGGGCTGGTGGCTGCCGCAGACGGGACTGAGTGCCGACGACGTCGTCGTCTCGGCGGGGGCCGGCGAAGACATCTCATTCGACGTCGAGGTGGCGAAGCGGTTCGGCTGTAGGATCGTTGTGCTGGATCCAACTCCGCGCGCCATCGCCCACTTCGAAGCGACCAAGGATGCTATCGCAACGGGGGCGCCTGCACCGATTAACAACGCCGCGGCGGTGTTCTACGAGGCCGACAGCGAGACGCTGAGCCGGATCGCCTTCCGCCCGTGGGGTCTGTGGCGCAAGAATGAAACGCTGAAGTTCCACGCACCGGCGAATGCCGGCAGCGTCTCCCATTCGGCCGTGAACCTCCAGAATACGGACGACGGCTTCGATGCGGAATGCGTCAGCCTCGACGAACTCATGCGGCGCGAGGACATAGACAACATCAGTGTCCTCAAGATGGATATCGAGGGTGCCGAATTCGCCGTTCTGGATCGTCTCGTGGACAGCAGCCTGCGCCCCAAGATCCTGCTCGTCGAGTTTCATCCCGGCGACAGCGACGCCGAAAGGACCGGCAAAGCCCAGACGCTCGCGACGCTAGGGAAGCTCTACGACGTCGGCTATCGGCTCGTCCGCTATCGTGGGTGGGACTACGTGCTGGAATATCAGAGAGAGACTGATTGAAGCCCGAGCTCAATCAACTGCCATTGTGCATCCGGTCCAACAGGACAGTCAGCCGCTTGCGTACACTTTCGGGAGCTTGCCCGTAGCGATAGCCGCGATACGCGACGTAGCGCGCCAAAGAGATGGCGCATGCGGCGGCCGCAATGGCTACGCAGCCGAATCCCGCCAGCCAATAGGCGATGACGTATCCACCCTGGGCCGATGTAACTATCGGGGCGATGAAGAGGATTAGGCCTAGGCATAACAGAGCCGCAAGTACAGCAAGTGTTCGGGGGCGAATTAGTCCGGCCCATGAAACGATAAGCGAGCGGGGGCTTTCTCCACTGGCATCGGAACCCAGCAGGCGTTGGGCCGCGCGTTGCAGGAGCGGTGCTTTGGTGCTTTCCGGCCGCAACGGCTGAGATTTCATGCGATCCAATGTGCCAATTGCTCGTCGTACATTGGTGCGGATCATTCTCTCCCGCGCGACCAGCCTATTGTTCTCGCGCTTCAGCTCGTCGAGCTCGGTGCGAATCGTTCCGACTCGGTCCTCGAGCACGTTGTTTCTGTTCGTCAGCTTTTTGATTGCTCGCGGCGCGGCGATCGCGTGGTAGTCACGCATGGAGCGAAACTCAACGACGCCGCAGCTCACCACCTGGTCCGCGCAGAAGTGCAGCGCTTCGGATTGGCTGCGCAGCCAGTCGTACACCGCGAGCGCGATGGCCTGCGACTTCTCTGCTGATACGTCCGGAAACTGAAGTACATCCAACGCACCTTCAGAGGCCAGCCGACTGCGCTCCTCGATGATTTGGGCGCGGAAGTACCGCGAATTCTGCTCCCAAGTCTGCGGGTCCCATCTGCGTTCGTGTGCCAGATGCAGGAGCATCGGAGAAGACGTCCGAAAGAGCTCGATGCCCCGCAGCGCAGCGATGCACGGAAGCCAGTAGTCCCACCAGGGGTCCCCCAGCCGTAGAGTGGCGTCGAAGTTTGTCCCGAGTTCAGACGGCAGAAAATAGAAGCCATCGAATCCCCCGCAGGATCCGGGCACAAACTCTCCATGGTCTCCAAGATCAATACGCTCGGTGAAATAGAGGCCGTGTGTCGTCTCCTGATCGAGTTGCTGAGCCAATCCCGGAATCCGAACCATGATGCAGTCGGCATTGACGATGCCGCAAAGACGCGCGCCAGTTGACTGTGCCAGCTCGAGCAGGGAGGCGATCGTTGGACGGCCGTCTCCGTTCGCCTCTACGACCTCAAGCGGCAGCTTCAGGGATCGAACCGCGTCGACCTCACACATCGGGTTTACGCTGATGACGCGGAAACCCGATTCAACCCAAGACTCTATGCAATCGCGCTGGTAGCGCTCTCCAACTTGCTGGCCACCCCGCATCCGGTGCGTTGCCGGCGGGACAGACGTCAGGAGAACGGGATGCGAAGCACTCAAGGTATCGCCCATGCCGAGAGATTGGCACGCTCGGTCTGCAGAACCAATCGAAGCCTATGCCCGGTTGTAGATATCCTCTAGCCGGACGATGTCGTCCTCGCCGAGATAGCTGCCGGTCTGCACCTCGATGAGCTCGAGTTCGATCTTGCCTGGATTGGCGAGGCGATGCGTGCACCCAATCGGGAGATAAATCGACTCGTTCTCGTGGACGGTGAGCACTTCGTCGTCACGCGTCACCTCTGCGGTGCCCTTCACGACGATCCAGTGCTCGGCGCGGTGAAAGTGCTTTTGCAGTGATAGGCTCGCGCCAGGCTTGACTAGAATGCGCTTCACCTGATGCCGCGCGCCCTGATCGACCCCCTGATAGTAACCCCACGGACGATAGACCCGCTTGTGCTCGACCACTTCGCGGCGTTCGCGCTTTCTCAGCTCCTCGACCAGCGCCTTCACCTTGTCGGCCTCCTTGCTGTTCAGCACGAGAACCGCGTCGGCTGTCGTTACGACGACGAGGTCTTGCAGGCCCACAACGGCGGTCAGCATCTCGGGAGAGCGCACATGGACATTGGTGCAATCGACAACCACGCCGTCGCCGCGAATGGAGTTGCCCGCATCGTCGGTCACCGTGAAGCCCAGCGCGGAACTCCAGGTGCCAAGGTCGTTCCAGCCCATATCGGCCTCTAGAACGGCGGCGCGATCAGTGCGCTCCATAACGGCGTAGTCGATCGACTTCTTGGTCGCGCGCCCGAAAGCGTCCTCGTCGAGAACCAGAAAGTCGAGATCCGTCTTTGCTTTGGCAACGGCATCGGACACGGCGGACGCCATCTCCGGCTCGAACCGCTCGATCTCATCGCGCATGGTCTCTGCCGGGAAGACGAAATTTCCCGAATTCCAAAGATAGCCTTCGGCGATATAGCGTTCGGCGGTCGCGGCGTCCGGCTTTTCGACGAAGGCCTCGACACGTCGAGCCGCGGTTCCTTCGATCGGCGCGCCGGGGCGGATGTAACC
This genomic window from Methyloceanibacter caenitepidi contains:
- a CDS encoding mannose-1-phosphate guanylyltransferase/mannose-6-phosphate isomerase, producing the protein MGPLCIPVIMCGGAGTRVWPESRETLPKQFIPLVGEQSTFQRILSMIADPAVFGKPVVITNHAYRFLVAEQLDEVGVEATIVLEPVRRDSGPAVAVAAILGAAAGPDTVVAMFAADHIYEKPDEFIANCKAAIATAAKGNIVSFGIKPAHAATNFGYIRPGAPIEGTAARRVEAFVEKPDAATAERYIAEGYLWNSGNFVFPAETMRDEIERFEPEMASAVSDAVAKAKTDLDFLVLDEDAFGRATKKSIDYAVMERTDRAAVLEADMGWNDLGTWSSALGFTVTDDAGNSIRGDGVVVDCTNVHVRSPEMLTAVVGLQDLVVVTTADAVLVLNSKEADKVKALVEELRKRERREVVEHKRVYRPWGYYQGVDQGARHQVKRILVKPGASLSLQKHFHRAEHWIVVKGTAEVTRDDEVLTVHENESIYLPIGCTHRLANPGKIELELIEVQTGSYLGEDDIVRLEDIYNRA
- a CDS encoding glycosyltransferase encodes the protein MPEQSATDRPLRVIHLCYSDSMGGAAIGARRSHQAMLSQGIESRLVVVHKGTDDPRVIALPKKRLRRLFARRGTWLINKLRRSDNPVVRTFNIVPMGAAEFLNRMDADLIQMHWIGEDTISIGELAKLNKPVVWKLPDIWGFAGTEHYLLPGDPERYREGYRADNRPAHESGPDFDRLVWNYKRRCWRDTELNIVGPSKWISDCAEASQLFGRYRVRHILNPVDTELYAPRDKKVSRDAFGLPRDKCVIMFGAMNSTSDRRKGFHHLKAALGHLSEHLDPEKTVFAILGASGPPDQTIAGFACRYLGTINDEEKLATAYSAADVFVLPTEADNLPNTIKEAACCGVACVGFDVGGMPDMIDHRETGYLAQPFDVEDLAKGIAWAASHTGPDMSAEIRRRAVARHAQATAVRNYVDFYREILSARERGGEQ
- a CDS encoding FkbM family methyltransferase; this encodes MNQAKAQTSETAPVALFVYNRVDHAQATLEALRGNARASETDLYVFSDGPKTDADRAAVESVRALLENVDGFRSVTVNARPENIGLAQSIIGGVTEIVERHGRVIVIEDDLVTHPATLTYFNTMLDRFENHAGVFSISAYSHPANVMPVPADYDYDVYAIPRMQCWGWATWHNRWEKADFAVPDFDEFNSSASATAAYAHWIGADSLDTLRACMRGERDVWACRWVYTHFRHHAVCICPTQSLVDNTGLDGSGSNCGVRPEFKHTLDTLKMTDWRTPETAFVDPRIFDAFMAVMDPRRKRARASGAAQYGFDPAPRPSAAARAAYWARRPRQLLRRIRERAGFAGGVSLSQVEARHKALSAPPSAPLIRLGTDYGGWWLPQTGLSADDVVVSAGAGEDISFDVEVAKRFGCRIVVLDPTPRAIAHFEATKDAIATGAPAPINNAAAVFYEADSETLSRIAFRPWGLWRKNETLKFHAPANAGSVSHSAVNLQNTDDGFDAECVSLDELMRREDIDNISVLKMDIEGAEFAVLDRLVDSSLRPKILLVEFHPGDSDAERTGKAQTLATLGKLYDVGYRLVRYRGWDYVLEYQRETD